One region of Nerophis lumbriciformis linkage group LG10, RoL_Nlum_v2.1, whole genome shotgun sequence genomic DNA includes:
- the LOC133612299 gene encoding voltage-gated delayed rectifier potassium channel KCNH4-like isoform X1: MKKVSSHVWGREDKHGKSALKAWLRRCHASGWLHELGKRLEMPYVNNSVGGPSVRSSYIAALYFTLSSLTSVGFGNVCANTDAEKIFSICTMLIGGMDASYGIT; encoded by the exons GGCCGAGAAGATAAGCATGGAAAAAGTGCTCTGAAGGCTTGGCTGCGTAGATGTCATGCTTCAG gatggctccatgagctgggcaaacgcctggagatgccctacgtcaacaactcggtcggcggcccgtcggtgcgcagctcgtacatcgccgccctctacttcaccctcagcagcctgaccagcgtcggatttggcaacgtgtgcgccaacacggacgccgagaagatcttctccatctgcaccatgctcatcggcggtatggacgcctcgtatggaataacgtga